From the genome of Streptomyces sp. NBC_01341, one region includes:
- the rpsB gene encoding 30S ribosomal protein S2, translated as MAVVTMRELLESGVHFGHQTRRWNPKMKRFIFTERNGIYIIDLLQSLSYIDRAYEFVKETVAHGGSIMFVGTKKQAQEAIAEQATRVGMPYVNQRWLGGMLTNFSTVYKRLQRLKELELIDFEDVAASGLTKKELLVLSREKAKLEKTLGGIREMQKVPSAVWIVDTKKEHIAVGEARKLHIPVVAILDTNCDPDEVDYKIPGNDDAIRSVTLLTRVIADAVAEGLIARSGAATGDSKPGEKAAGEPLAEWERDLLAGDKKADAEGTDEVQSSAETEKAADAEPAAAAAEQDEAAAEAPAADAEQA; from the coding sequence ATGGCCGTCGTCACGATGCGGGAGCTGCTGGAAAGCGGCGTCCACTTCGGTCACCAGACCCGTCGCTGGAACCCGAAGATGAAGCGCTTCATCTTCACCGAGCGCAACGGCATCTACATCATCGACCTGCTCCAGTCGCTGTCGTACATCGACCGCGCCTACGAGTTCGTCAAGGAGACCGTCGCCCACGGCGGCTCCATCATGTTCGTGGGTACGAAGAAGCAGGCCCAGGAGGCCATCGCCGAGCAGGCGACGCGCGTCGGCATGCCGTACGTCAACCAGCGTTGGCTCGGTGGCATGCTCACCAACTTCTCCACCGTCTACAAGCGCCTTCAGCGTCTGAAGGAGCTCGAGCTCATCGACTTCGAGGACGTGGCCGCCTCCGGCCTCACCAAGAAGGAGCTCCTGGTCCTCTCCCGCGAGAAGGCCAAGCTGGAGAAGACCCTCGGTGGTATCCGCGAGATGCAGAAGGTGCCCAGCGCCGTCTGGATCGTCGACACCAAGAAGGAGCACATCGCCGTCGGTGAGGCGCGCAAGCTCCACATCCCGGTCGTCGCGATCCTCGACACCAACTGCGACCCCGACGAGGTCGACTACAAGATTCCGGGCAACGACGACGCGATCCGCTCCGTCACGCTGCTCACCCGCGTGATCGCCGACGCCGTCGCCGAGGGCCTCATCGCCCGTTCCGGTGCCGCGACCGGTGACTCGAAGCCGGGCGAGAAGGCCGCCGGCGAGCCCCTCGCCGAGTGGGAGCGCGACCTGCTCGCGGGCGACAAGAAGGCTGACGCCGAGGGCACGGACGAGGTCCAGTCCTCCGCCGAGACCGAGAAGGCCGCCGACGCCGAGCCGGCCGCCGCCGCTGCCGAGCAGGACGAGGCCGCCGCCGAGGCTCCGGCCGCGGACGCCGAGCAGGCCTGA
- the tsf gene encoding translation elongation factor Ts — MANYTAADVKKLRELTGAGMMDCKKALDEADGNVDGAVEALRIKGQKGVAKREGRSAENGAVVSLVSEDKTSGVLLELKCETDFVAKGDKFQAVANTLAAHVAATSPADIEALLASEIESGKTVQAYVDEANANLGEKIVLDRFAQFDGAFISVYMHRTMPDLPPQIGVMVELDKADADLAKGLAQHIAAFAPKYLSREDVPAEIVEAERRVAEETTRAEGKPEAALPKIVEGRVNGFFKEATLLGQPYALDNKKSVQKVLDEAGVTLKRFTRIKVGI; from the coding sequence ATGGCGAACTACACCGCCGCTGACGTCAAGAAGCTCCGCGAGCTCACCGGCGCCGGCATGATGGACTGCAAGAAGGCGCTCGACGAGGCCGACGGCAACGTCGACGGCGCTGTCGAGGCGCTCCGCATCAAGGGCCAGAAGGGCGTCGCCAAGCGCGAGGGCCGTTCCGCCGAGAACGGTGCCGTCGTCTCCCTCGTCTCCGAGGACAAGACGTCCGGCGTCCTGCTCGAGCTGAAGTGCGAGACGGACTTCGTCGCCAAGGGTGACAAGTTCCAGGCCGTCGCCAACACGCTCGCCGCGCACGTCGCCGCGACCTCTCCGGCCGACATCGAGGCGCTCCTCGCCTCGGAGATCGAGTCCGGCAAGACCGTCCAGGCGTACGTGGACGAGGCGAACGCCAACCTCGGCGAGAAGATCGTCCTGGACCGCTTCGCGCAGTTCGACGGTGCGTTCATCTCCGTGTACATGCACCGCACCATGCCCGACCTGCCGCCGCAGATCGGTGTCATGGTCGAGCTGGACAAGGCCGACGCCGACCTGGCCAAGGGGCTGGCTCAGCACATCGCCGCCTTCGCGCCGAAGTACCTGTCCCGCGAGGACGTCCCCGCCGAGATCGTCGAGGCCGAGCGCCGCGTCGCCGAGGAGACCACGCGCGCCGAGGGCAAGCCCGAGGCCGCGCTCCCGAAGATCGTCGAGGGTCGCGTCAACGGCTTCTTCAAGGAGGCCACCCTCCTCGGCCAGCCCTACGCGCTGGACAACAAGAAGTCCGTCCAGAAGGTCCTGGACGAGGCCGGTGTGACCCTGAAGCGCTTCACGCGTATCAAGGTCGGCATCTGA
- the pyrH gene encoding UMP kinase — protein MNKGADATQGDHKRDDGTISGRFMLKLSGEAFAGGGGLGVDPDVVHTIAREIAAVVRDGAEIAVVIGGGNFFRGAELQQRGMDRARSDYMGMLGTVMNCLALQDFLEKEGIDSRVQTAITMGQVAEPYIPLRAVRHLEKGRVVIFGAGMGMPYFSTDTTAAQRALEIDAEALLMGKNGVDGVYDSDPKANPDAVKFDALEYGEVIARDLKVADATAITLCRDNQLPILVFELTAEGNIARAVKGEKIGTLVSDRSTRA, from the coding sequence ATGAACAAGGGCGCGGACGCCACACAGGGTGACCACAAGCGCGACGACGGCACGATTTCCGGACGCTTCATGCTGAAGCTCTCCGGCGAGGCCTTCGCCGGTGGCGGAGGCCTCGGCGTCGACCCCGACGTCGTGCACACCATCGCCCGCGAGATCGCCGCGGTCGTACGTGACGGTGCGGAGATCGCGGTCGTCATCGGCGGCGGCAACTTCTTCCGTGGCGCCGAGCTCCAGCAGCGTGGCATGGACCGGGCGCGGTCCGACTACATGGGCATGCTCGGCACCGTGATGAACTGCCTGGCGCTGCAGGACTTCCTGGAGAAGGAAGGCATCGACTCGCGCGTCCAGACCGCCATCACCATGGGCCAGGTCGCGGAGCCGTACATCCCGCTCCGTGCCGTGCGGCACCTGGAGAAGGGGCGCGTCGTGATCTTCGGCGCCGGCATGGGAATGCCGTACTTCTCCACCGACACGACCGCGGCCCAGCGTGCCCTGGAGATCGATGCCGAGGCGCTGCTGATGGGGAAGAACGGAGTGGACGGGGTCTACGACTCCGACCCGAAGGCCAACCCCGACGCGGTGAAGTTCGACGCCCTGGAGTACGGCGAGGTCATCGCACGCGACCTCAAGGTCGCCGACGCCACCGCGATCACGCTGTGCCGTGACAACCAGCTCCCGATCCTCGTCTTCGAGCTGACCGCCGAGGGCAATATCGCCCGCGCGGTCAAGGGTGAGAAGATCGGCACGCTGGTGAGCGACCGGAGCACCCGGGCCTGA